A stretch of DNA from Rhizobium sp. EC-SD404:
TGACGACGATGGATGCGTGCGCAGCCATCGCACCGTCGCCACTCAGGAGATAGCGCGCAATCAGAATGGCGGAGATGATGAAGGCGAGGAACTGGATTGGCGCGAGGATCCCCTGAACCAGCGTCCAAACGGTCTGGTCCCGGCGGGCGCGCTCTTCAGCGGTGTAAAGCGCTACGCACTGCCTGGTACTCGATCCCGCCATGCGCCTTGCCTCCTGCTGCACTGAACTGCAGCTGTTGAAAGGAGAGTACTGCCGCACGGAGGCATGTGTCAACTAAACATGACGTACATCTGGATTTACAATGTCGTGCAATTGGGTCATGCTCAGCTGACATTGAAGATACCCTTGGCGCCGGATCGACCATTCCTTCGACGCCTTTCTTTGGTGCCCGATCAACACCAGTCATGGCGATGGGGTCGTCGAGCGAGGTGGCCCATGAGCGATACTGCACATCGCATTCATGCAGTCAGACCGAACGGTCGGTCTGCCGATTACCTGCGGCAAATCGGCGCGAAACGTCCGTTTGCACCGTTGCTTCCGATCGATGAGGTGATGATCGCGGCCTTTACCGAGACGCTGCGAGCGCCTGGCTTCTGGGCATGCGAGCGTTCGGTCGACATCCTGCGCGATCGGTTGCAGCCACGGCAAACCATTCAAGATGCTGTATTTTCACCGGCCGCACGCCTTGCGGGCGCTTATTGGTCGAGCGACGTCTGGTCATTTCTCGATGTGACGGTTGCCGTCTCGCGGTTGAAGCGTCTTCTGGCGCAGGAAGCTCGGCAGAACCATCAAGCCCCAAAAATCGGCGCCCGCTCGATCCTGCTTTCGGCAGCGCCGGGCGAAACGCATGATTTCGGCCTTCATTACGTGGCACTGGCGTTCGAACGCGCAGGATACGCGGTCGATCTGCGCACCGGCGCCGATGAGGCCGAACTCATGTCGGCGCTGGTTATGCACAGATACGACCTCGTGGGGCTGTCTCTCTCGGCCCAATGCTTGCTCGACAGGTTGACATTGTTTATCGGGAGCGTTCGTAACAGGGATAAGACCCGTGACGTTTTATTCCTCGTCGGAGGTAATGCGTTCGTCAGTTGCCCTGAGTACGCCGCTTGTGTCGGTGCCGACTTCTTGGCGACAGATCCCGACACGGCAGTTTTCCTTGCACAGCTGCGATTGGGTTCGCATGCGGGGCGGGAGCAAGCTTTGGCGCGGTAGGTAAAGGAATTGGACGGCCTTGATGGACCATCAACCTGCCGACGAGTTCAGTCGCTCCTTTGCGAGCCAGCAATCTTTGCTGGGTGATCTCGGCCCGGCTGCCATCGTGGCCATCGCCCAGACCGCATCCGACATCACGCTCGTCTTGAACGCCGACGGAACCGTCATCGACGTCGCCTACCGCGACCGCGACCTGTCGAAATATCGCCCGGAGTCGTGGGTCGGTCGACTTTTTGCGGAGACCGTGACGGTCGAGAGCCTTGAGAAGGTCGAGGCGCTGCTTGCCGATGCGGCGCA
This window harbors:
- a CDS encoding cobalamin B12-binding domain-containing protein, yielding MSDTAHRIHAVRPNGRSADYLRQIGAKRPFAPLLPIDEVMIAAFTETLRAPGFWACERSVDILRDRLQPRQTIQDAVFSPAARLAGAYWSSDVWSFLDVTVAVSRLKRLLAQEARQNHQAPKIGARSILLSAAPGETHDFGLHYVALAFERAGYAVDLRTGADEAELMSALVMHRYDLVGLSLSAQCLLDRLTLFIGSVRNRDKTRDVLFLVGGNAFVSCPEYAACVGADFLATDPDTAVFLAQLRLGSHAGREQALAR